In one window of Brassica rapa cultivar Chiifu-401-42 chromosome A07, CAAS_Brap_v3.01, whole genome shotgun sequence DNA:
- the LOC103828791 gene encoding uncharacterized protein LOC103828791: protein MGAKWNSMIAIVFLVAMIMAMENISGETLPQCREDCIQGCATTGALPYQCLQSCYRGCRGLPPAIKAGARG, encoded by the exons ATGGGTGCAAAATGGAACTCAATGATTGCAATAGTTTTTTTGGTGGCGATGATAATGGCAATGGAAAATATCAGCGGAGAAACATTGCCACAATGCCGTGAAGATTGCATTCAAGGTTGTGCCACCACTGGCGCACTTCCGTACCAATGCCTCCAGAGTTGTTACCGTGGATGCCGTGGCTTACCACCTGCTATAAAAG CGGGAGCAAGAGGATAG
- the LOC117126827 gene encoding glutathione S-transferase T3-like: MDPFYQNSPGFVTLLASQNTQTIDLESPEIPRFSSQTSEDPKPVERRKWTTKQDTILISAWLNTSKDPIVSNEQKAGAFWKRIEEYYNSSPQLTGLPTREAAVKEQASGQNDNDVMKAAHDIFENDYHAKFCLEHAWRELRFDQKWRSNCGNKDGAKDKRKEPAEVVPDLEEVRPPGVKASKAAKRKKHGNEAAYDQLESMLVVKENISKHRLLERLLARKETLSEIEVSLMNKLITELL, from the exons ATGGATCCCTTTTACCAGAACTCTCCCGGGTTTGTTACCCTATTAGCTTCTCAGAACACTCAAACAATAGACTTAGAGTCCCCTGAGATTCCTAGGTTTAGTAGCCAGACCTCTGAAGATCCTAAACCCGTGGAAAGGAGGAAGTGGACAACGAAACAAGACACTATCCTCATCAGTGCTTGGTTGAATACCAGCAAGGATCCCATAGTGAGTAATGAGCAGAAGGCAGGAGCGTTTTGGAAGAGGATAGAAGAGTATTACAATTCGAGCCCTCAGCTAACTGGCTTACCCACTAGAGAG GCGGCAGTGAAGGAACAAGCTAGTGGCCAAAATGATAACGATGTCATGAAGGCTGCCCATGACATCTTCGAAAATGACTACCACGCAAAGTTCTGCCTTGAACATGCGTGGAGGGAGCTACGGTTTGATCAAAAATGGAGATCAAACTGTGGAAACAAAGATGGTGCAAAGGACAAAAGGAAGGAACCTGCGGAGGTGGTGCCTGACTTGGAAGAGGTTAGGCCTCCTGGTGTTAAGGCTTCCAAAGCAGCCAAACGCAAGAAGCATGGGAATGAAGCTGCGTATGATCAATTAGAGAGCATGCTAGTTGTGAAAGAGAACATATCCAAACACCGACTCCTTGAACGTCTCCTTGCCCGTAAAGAGACGCTATCTGAAATAGAAGTGTCTCTGATGAACAAACTCATAAccgaattgctttga
- the LOC103828790 gene encoding uncharacterized protein LOC103828790, with translation MVREGQEEEEEEEMIMTVAATTKPAWLEGLIAETFFSSCGIHESRRKSEKNVFCLLCCLSVCPHCLPSHRSHPLLQVRRYVYHDVVRLSDLEKLIDCSYVQPYTINGAKVIFINQRPQSRAKVSSNVCFTCDRILQEPFHFCSLSCKVDYLIYQGDDLSSILYRIDESDFTFASLRMDGHDQFGEISTMVDDADDIMVISDQSEQGNNSNKKEKKKKKKKESNYFPGMVLSLGSRRKGAPHRAPFS, from the exons ATGGTGAGAGAAGGtcaagaggaggaggaggaggaggagatgatAATGACGGTGGCGGCGACGACTAAACCTGCATGGCTTGAAGGATTAATTGCGGAAACTTTCTTCTCGAGCTGTGGGATCCATGAGAGTCGCCGTAAAAGCGAGAAGAACGTATTTTGCTTGCTCTGTTGTCTCAGTGTTTGTCCTCACTGCCTCCCTTCGCATCGATCCCATCCTCTTCTTCAG GTGAGACGATACGTATACCACGATGTCGTTCGGCTGAGTGATCTTGAGAAGCTCATAGATTGCTCATATGTTCAG CCATATACAATTAATGGAGCTAAAGTGATATTCATAAACCAAAGACCACAATCAAGAGCCAAGGTCTCATCAAATGTTTGCTTCACTTGTGATAGAATCCTTCAAGAACCATTCCACTTTTGTTCTCTCTCTTGCAAG gTGGATTACTTAATTTATCAAGGAGATGATCTATCAAGCATTCTCTATAGAATCGATGAATCGGATTTCACGTTTGCAAGTTTGAGAATGGACGGACACGATCAGTTTGGAGAGATATCAACAATGGTGGACGATGCCGACGATATTATGGTAATCTCAGATCAATCGGAGCAAGGTAACAATAgtaataagaaagagaaaaagaaaaagaagaagaaagagagcaaTTACTTTCCCGGAATGGTTCTTTCACTTGGCAGCAGAAGAAAAGGTGCTCCTCATAGGGCTCCTTTCTCATAA
- the LOC103828896 gene encoding uncharacterized protein LOC103828896: MSSSSSDGVDQRLDEAFEEMFDQQFDHAFESVFDVQAKKPKRRAYIERDRKQGHNILWNDYFSENPTYPPQMFRRRFRMNKPLFLRIVDRLNNDVPYFKQRRNAHGRYGLSALQKCTAAIRMLAYGQPGDTYDEYLRLGESTALLCLENFNNGIIQIFGDEYLRSPTPEDLQQLLDVGEVRGFPGMIGSIDCMHWEWKNCPTAWRGQYTRGSAKPTIVLEAVASHDLWIWHAFFGLPGTLNDINVLDRSPVFDDILQGRAPKVKFKVNGHNYRIPYYLTDGIYLKWSTFIQSIPLPQGPKAELFAERQESVRKDVERAFGVLQARFAIVKNPARIWDKEKIGRIMRTCVILHNMIVEDERHGYTLFDTSDFEAGESSRSSQARKLEFKWRKILYPVFHGDCKGVVAVDPE; this comes from the exons ATGTCTTCCTCGTCGTCTGATGGTGTTGATCAAAGATTAGACGAAGCTTTTGAAGAAATGTTTGACCAACAATTTGATCATGCATTCGAGTCAGTATTTGATGTTCAAGCTAAAAAACCGAAGAGACGAGCTTATATCGAAAGAGATCGGAAACAAGGTCACAATATACTTTGGAACGACTATTTCAGTGAAAATCCTACATACCCACCGCAAATGTTTAGGCGACGTTTTCGAATGAATAAGCCGTTGTTTCTTCGCATTGTTGATCGGCTAAATAATGATGTTCCATACTTTAAGCAACGAAGAAATGCTCACGGAAGGTACGGGCTCTCCGCACTTCAAAAGTGTACAGCGGCTATACGTATGCTGGCATATGGACAACCTGGAGATACGtatgacgaatatctccgacttggtgaGAGTACTGCACTTTTATGTTTAGAAAATTTCAATAACGGGATAATACAAATCTTTGGAGATGAGTATCTAAGGAGCCCTACACCGGAAGATCTTCAACAATTACTCGATGTTGGAGAGGTACGCGGGTTTCCAGGGATGATAGGCAGCattgactgtatgcattgggagtggaaaaactgcccaacGGCTTGGAGAGGACAGTACACACGTGGTTCAGCaaagccgacaattgtcttagaggcTGTGGCATCAcatgatctttggatatggcacgcatttttCGGATTACCAGGTACACTCAACGATATtaatgttcttgatcggtcaccagtttttgatgacattttacaaGGTCGAGCTCCTAAAGTAAAATTCAAGGTCAACGGCCACAACTATCGTATCCCGTATTACCTTACCGACGGAATCTATCTGaaatggtcaacatttatccaatccatcccaCTTCCTCAAGGTCCTAAAGCAGAGCTATTTGCTGAACGTCAAGAATCCGTcagaaaagatgtcgaacgtgcttttggagtattgcaagcGAGGTTTGCAATAGTTAAAAACCCAGCTCGAATTTGGGACAAGGAAAAGATAGGTAGGATTATGAGAACTTGTGTCATACtgcacaatatgatagttgAGGACGAACGACACGGATACACTCTGTTTGATACATCTGACTTCGAAGCAGGAGAGTCAAGCAGAAGTTCCCAG GCTCGCAAGTTGGAATTTAAGTGGAGAAAAATCCTCTACCCAGTCTTTCATGGGGATTGCAAG GGTGTTGTGGCGGTTGATCCTGAGTAG